One segment of Cutaneotrichosporon cavernicola HIS019 DNA, chromosome: 4 DNA contains the following:
- the NAT5 gene encoding uncharacterized protein (N-acetyltransferase NAT13), producing the protein MTSYNTAGTVSAPLDLVRGEHESVTINGARRVAPKPKVTLTSLTVNNVGTLRKINNVVFPIVYSERFYSEVLEPSLDDVNKLVYYADIPVGACCCRIETGAKQDPPTLLILTLAVLAPYRSQGLGSALVRHALRSALHPTAPPAPTPPATGTATRAQLTQAPPRKVINRAIVHVQVGNNEAKHFYERLGFKENKILDNYYTSTRMEPRAAWMLVCDDIAAALGEEGANGA; encoded by the exons ATGACTTCGTATAACACGGCCGGCACCGTGTCTGCcccgctcgacctcgtgaGAGGGGAGCACGAGAGTGTCACGATCAAtggcgcgcgtcgcgtcgcacCAAAGCCAAAGGTCACGCTGACCAGTTTGACCGTCAATAAT GTCGGGACACTGCGCAAGATCAACAATGTCGTGTTTCCCATCGTCTACTCTGAGCGGTTTTATAGCGAGGTCCTGGAACCCAGCCTTGACGACGTTAACAAGCTGG TCTACTACGCAGACATACCCGTCGGCGCGTGCTGTTGCCGCATCGAGACGGGGGCTAAGCAGGACCCGCCGACGCTTCTGATTCTGACGCTTGC CGTCCTCGCTCCTTACCGCTCGCAGGGCCTCGGCTCCGCTCTCGTACGGCATGCACTCCGCTCGGCGCTGCACCCCACCGCTCCTCCCGCGCCCACGCCACCTGCTACCGGTACCGCTACTCGCGCACAGCTCACCCAGGCGCCGCCACGCAAGGTCATCAACCGCGCTATCGTGCACGTTCAAGTTGGCAACAACGAGGCCAAGCACTTTTACGAGCGCCTCGGGTTCAAAGAGAACAAGATCCTCGACAACTACTACACGTCCACGCGTATGGAGCcgcgggcggcgtggaTGCTTGTGTGCGACGATATTGCCGCtgcgcttggcgaggaaggcgccAACGGAGCTTAG
- a CDS encoding uncharacterized protein (Myb/SANT-like DNA-binding domain): MPTHHPRHTVHGAHMTHPPSLATSPSTSTDKIRKKSAHWADPDTDLLLEVLLRHREKGRTADNGFEPEVWQEAAKSLESTNGTGGEKTPDACRSRWQRLQREFKFAREYLEERPGFSWDRHKHKLQASEESWAAAERNGHQTKKGRKIYIPWFHGLSQLCPSQPQQHTSIQHGMPIPEPAPIWAEEGDSSENVDSFGLADPNHQAFAMPHQKRVLEYDVSLLGSTPQGGDRKRIRTHREPQGTPTRTSSTHAGQPLYQQLVPQQNTSINHPAAAPPQTPPHHAHQLHYSTSQYTPTINDPSLPSPVYPPITVSNGDMGSSLLRTPQSTETRREMVVPRTDKPRSERTLAAAASMPSLTGSSHIRSKSGGNIINPSVSSTGGLALSGLTPKTTGMSFSPGGELQALTTPANPQPQSGAASGRNTPGPTGSPESDAGARRIEAVRRLQLEELPDDDIMLILPEFEQSNAVVETYLGLNRDILRIRWLTDKVMARRRQVERARRADEFESGM; the protein is encoded by the exons ATGCCCACTCATCACCCACGCCACACGGTGCACGGTGCTCACATGACACACCCTCCATCGCTCGCGACATCACCCTCAACGAGCACGGACAAGATCCGCAAAAAGAGCGCGCATTGGGCCGACCCCGACACAGACCTGCTTCTCGAAGTGCTTCTACGACATCGCGAAAAGGGCCGCACTGCCGATAACGGCTTTGAGCCAGAGGTGTGGCAGGAGGCCGCCAAATCGCTGGAGAGCACCAACGGGACTGGCGGAGAGAAGACGCCAGACGCGTGCAGATCGCGCTGGCAGAGATTACAGCGCGAGTTCAAGTTTGCACGGGAATACCTTGAGGAGCGTCCCGGTTTCTCGTGGGATCGCCACAAGCACAAGCTCCAAGCGTCCGAGGAGTCGTGGGCAGCAGCTGAGCGAAAC GGTCACCAAACCAAGAAGGGAAGAAAGATCTACATTCCTTGGTTTCATGGCCTCAGCCAGCTGTGCCCAA GTCAACCTCAACAACACACGAGCATACAACACGGCATGCCGATACCGGAACCGGCACCAATATGGGCCGAAGAGGGAGACAGTAGCGAAAACGTCGACAGTTTCGGGCTTGCCGATCCA AACCATCAGGCGTTCGCGATGCCACACCAGAAGCGCGTTCTCGAATACGACGTGTCTCTGCTCGGGTCGACGCCTCAGGGCGGCGACAGGAAGAGGATACGCACGCATCGAGAACCGCAGGGGACACCGACCCgaacctcgtcgacacATGCTGGCCAACCACTGTATCAGCAACTCGTACCTCAACAGAACACCAGCATCAACCaccctgctgctgctcctccccagacccctcctcaccatgCACACCAGCTCCACTACTCGACCTCCCAG TATACCCCCACCATCAACgacccctccctcccctcacCAGTGTACCCGCCGATCACGGTCAGTAACGGTGACATGGGCAGCAGCCTACTCCGAACCCCGCAGTCGACTGAAACGCGCCGAGAGATGGTCGTTCCACGTACCGACAAGCCGCGCAGTGAGCGAACGCTCGCCGCGGCAGCGAGCATGCCAAGCCTGACAGGCTCCTCTCATATCCGCAGTAAATCTGGTGGCAACATCATCAACCCCTCAGTGTCGTCGACAGGAGGGCTCGCACTCTCCGGCCTCACCCCCAAGACGACGGGCATGTCCTTTTCCCCTGGCGGGGAGCTCCAAGCACTCACGACGCCAGCTAACCCGCAACCACAGAGCGGCGCTGCCTCTGGGCGGAACACGCCGGGGCCAACTGGCTCGCCAGAGTCGGATGCTGGTGCGAGACGCATAGAGGCAGTGCGCCgtctccagctcgaggagctcccagacgacgacattATGCTTATTCTCCCCGAGTTTGAGCAGAGCAACGCGGTTGTCGAGACGTATCTCGGACTGAACCGCGACATTCTGCGCATCAGATGGCTCACCGACAAGGTCATGGCGCGGAGGCgccaggtcgagcgcgcgcgtcgcgccgaCGAGTTCGAGAGCGGCATGTAA
- the SEC17 gene encoding uncharacterized protein (Soluble NSF attachment protein, SNAP) — MARGDDFFAKAEKKASSSTGWFSSSSTKWEEAADLFQQAGNAYKVDGAWAQSGKAFEKEAGCRLKADEKNDAMNAFHNAAKSLKKVDPAAAVNALHQTIKLVLDAGNFRQAADREKEIAQIYAQDGLDIAKARDSYQRAGDWYKQEDANATANQCYQSAAELSADLGDYQRAVQLYTTVADWSLTSPLTKYSVKEYWLRAIMCSIAMGDLVLAQRNLNEFAHKDLTFPSTREAKFAKELVDACEEADVDRFTAAVFQYDQVTKLDNWKTKILLHVKKALEEDEGGLT; from the exons ATGGCCCGTGGAGACGACTTTTTCGCAaaggccgagaagaaggcttcgtcctcgacagGCTGgttctcttcctcctccacgaagtgggaggaggcagcCGACCTCTTCCAGCAG GCAGGCAATGCGTACAAAGTCGACGGGGCGTGGGCGCAAAGTGGCAAGGCATttgagaaggaggctggGTGCCGACTCAAGGCGGACGAGAAGAATGACGCGATGAACGCCTTCCACAACGCCGCAAAGAGCTTGAAGAAGGTGGACCCTGCGG CCGCGGTCAACGCGCTCCACCAGACTATCaagctcgtgctcgacgccggTAATTTCCGACAGGCAGCGGAccgcgagaaggagattgCACAGATCTACGCACAGGACGGGCTCGATATCGCAAAGGCGCGCGATAGCTACCAGCGCGCTGGAGACTGGTACAAGCAGGAAGATGCGAATGC AACGGCAAACCAGTGCTACCAGAGCGCGGCTGAGCTGAGCGCTGACCTAGGCGATTACCAGCGCGCCGTGCAGCTGTACACGACTGTGGCGGACTGGTCGCTCACCTCGCCATTGACCAAGTACAGCGTCAAGGAGTACTGGCTGCGCGCAATCATGTGCAGCATTGCAATGGGCGATCTCGTGCTCGCGCAACGCAACCTCAACGAGTTTGCGCACAAGGACCTCACGTTCCCCAGTACCCGCGAGGCCAAGTTTGCAAAGGAGCTTGTTGACGCgtgcgaggaggccgacgtcgaccgcTTCACCGCCGCAGTGTTCCAGTACGACCAGGTTaccaagctcgacaacTGGAAGACTAAGATTCTGCTGCACGTCAagaaggcgctcgaggaagacgagggaGGCCTGACTTAG
- the NRK1 gene encoding uncharacterized protein (P-loop containing nucleoside triphosphate hydrolase protein) yields the protein MTTRVILVGIGGASCSGKTLLAKHLCRLLPDAILLHQDDFCPPEKDIPVHPEHGVQDWDDPETCIDWPRLRGALQRVRETGRVEYTSNDHLNKQTEVGVDATVAAKWRERFAETRAVQWILIDGFVLYWDQAVADTLDVKLLLCVPKETLRARRDQRSYALQHADDAAAGIVWEDPPGYFDNIVYPAYVKAHVGVFRGGDVENGDAHPGSGVVLIRPPHGEEGMTAALGEACEALLAAAMGGAGAVVNQPL from the exons atgaCCACTCGAGTCATCCTTGTTGGCATCGG CGGTGCGAGCTGTTCGGGCAAGACTCTACTAGCGAAACATCTCTGCCGTCTGCTCCCCGACGCCATCTTGTTGCACCAGGACGACTTCTGCCCCCCAGAGAAGGACATCCCCGTGCACCCCGAGCACGGCGTTCAGGACTGGGATGATCCGGAAACATGTATAGATTGGCCTCGTCTGCGGGGTGCTTTGCAGCGTGTACGAGAGACGGGGCGAGTCGAGTACACTAGCAATGACCACCTGAACAAACAGACCGAGgtgggcgtcgacgcgacTGTGGCTGCCAAGTGGAGGGAACGTTTCGCCGAAACACGGGCCGTACAATGGATCCTGATTGATGGGTTCGTGCTATACTGGGACCAAGCCGTCGccgacacgctcgacgtcaagctcTTGCTCTGCGTGCCCAAGGAGACGTTGCGGGCGCGCAGGGATCAGCGGTCGTATGCGCTACAGC ACGCCGACgatgctgctgctggcATAGTATGGGAAGACCCACCGGGGTACTTTGACAACATTGTGTATCCAGCATACGTCAAGGCGCACGTCGGTGTGTTCAgaggcggcgacgtcgagaacGGTGATGCTCACCCCGGCTCTGGTGTGGTGCTGATCCGCCCGCCacacggcgaggagggcatgACTGCGGCGTTGGGTGAGGCATGTGAGGCGTTGCTGGCCGCTGCCATGGGCGGCGCAGGTGCAGTAGTGAACCAGCCACTGTAG
- the SYR1 gene encoding uncharacterized protein (DALR anticodon binding domain), which translates to MSNAEKYALGPVPAIPGTDYARVPVDQFRAAVAKVVADAWDETPEKIFAGVDIGKKGADFAVATPRFKKGKPDEWVKKVVDAFKPDNYLSEVKAQGPFLMFTANRASFAYHILNTISKMSAEAEAKPDCQTLAYGTNEDGKGKHMLIDFSSPNIAKPFHAGHLRSTIIGAVIANLHDAAGWKVTRLNYLGDWGTQYGLLSLGFDRYGDEEELKKDPIKHLFKVYVKINQDNAAEKEKFNNGEITDASTTTHAQAQRIFKSMEDGDEAALKQWRRFRDLSIGKLDQTYDTLNVHFDVYWGESQVSDDSILRAIRVCQEKGLTVEEENGALLVDLKKYKLDRAIIRKADGTSIYLTRDIGGAYDKYQKYKFDKHIYVTAHQQALHFKQLFKTVELMGEEYAGKLEHVTFGMVHGMSTRKGNVVFLDDILLDAKDAMHDAMKSNEAKYAQVEDPEETSAIIGATAVKIQDLSGKRLNDYTFNIKRCTSFEGDFGPFIQYSHVRLCSVQRKNPNVHVVETANDIDVSILSQPKIHEILYHLAQYPDVVKTSLKFSEPSTIVTWCFKLSHLVGSAWETIKVSGASEAEAKARLFLFIQIRHVLASAMRLLSLTPIDRM; encoded by the exons ATGTCCAACGCCGAAAAGTACGCGCTCGGCCCCGTCCCAGCCATCCCCGGCACCGACTATGCTCGTGTACCCGTCGACCAgttccgcgccgccgtggcCAAGGTTGTCGCGGACGCGTGGGACGAGACCCCAGAGAAGATCTTTGCCGGTGTTGACATCGGCAAGAAGGGTGCCGACTTTGCTGTCGCGACCCCCCGCttcaagaagggcaagccCGACGAGTGGGTCAAGAAGGTCGTCGATGCT TTCAAGCCCGACAACTACCTCtccgaggtcaaggcccAGGGCCCCTTCCTCATGTTCACTGCCAA CCGCGCATCCTTCGCATACCACATCCTCAACACCATCTCCAAAATGtcggccgaggctgaggctaAGCCCGACTGCCAAACGCTCGCCTACGGCACgaacgaggacggcaagggcaagcacATGCTGATCGACTTCTCGTCGCCCAACATCGCCAAGCCTTTCCACGCCGGGCACCTCCGGTCGACCATTATTGGCGCCGTCATTGCAAACCTACACGATGCCGCCGGGTGGAAGGTCACGCGCCTCAACTACCTCGGTGACTGGGGAACACAATACGGCTTGCTGTCTCTGGGCTTTGACCGCTACggagatgaggaagaaTTGAAGAAGGACCCCATCAAGCACCTCTTCAAGGTGTACGTCAAGATCAACCAGGACAAcgcggccgagaaggagaagtTCAACAATGGCGAAATCACGGACGCCAGCACTACGACGCACGCCCAAGCGCAGCGCATCTTCAAGTCGAtggaggacggcgacgaggctgcGCTCAAGCAGTGGCGCCGGTTCCGTGACCTGTCGATCGGCAAGCTTGACCAGACTTATGACACGCTCAACGTGCACTTTGACGTTTACTGGGGCGAGTCGCAGGTGTCGGACGACAGCATCCTCCGCGCGATCCGCGTGTGCCAGGAGAAGGGCCTgacggtcgaggaggagaacggTGCACTGCTTGTTGACTTGAAGAAGTACAAGCTCGACCGTGCCATCATCCGCAAGGCGGACGGCACCTCGATCTACCTCACCCGTGACATTGGTGGCGCGTACGACAAGTACCAGAAGTACAAGTTTGACAAGCACATTTATGTCACGGCGCACCAGCAGGCGCTCCACTTCAAGCAGCTCTTCAAGACGGTCGAACTCATGGGCGAGGAGTACGCCGGCAAGCTGGAGCACGTCACCTTTGGCATGGTGCACGGCATGTCGACGCGTAAGGGCAACGTTGTGTTCTTAGACGACATCCttctcgacgccaaggacgcgaTGCACGACGCCATGAAGTCGAACGAGGCCAAGTACGCGCAGGTTGAGGACCCCGAGGAGACGTCGGCGATCATTGGCGCCACCGCTGTCAAGATCCAGGACTTGTCGGGCAAGCGCTTGAACGACTACACGTTCAACATCAAGCGTTGCACCAGCTTTGAGGGTGACTTTGGACCGTTCATCCAGTACTCGCACGTCCGTCTGTGTTCGGTCCAGCGCAAGAACCCCAAcgtccacgtcgtcgagacGGCCAACGACATTGACGTCTCGATCCTCTCCCAGCCCAAGATCCACGAGATCCTCTACCACCTCGCCCAGTACCCTGACGTCGTCAAGACGTCGCTCAAGTTCTCCGAGCCATCCACCATTGTCACCTGGTGCTTCAAGCTGTCGCACCTCGTCGGTTCGGCATGGGAGACCATCAAGGTCTCGGGCGcgtccgaggcggaggccaaggctcgtctcttcctcttcatccaGATCCGTCATGTCCTCGCATCGGCCAtgcgcctcctctcgctcacGCCCATCGATCGCATGTAA
- a CDS encoding uncharacterized protein (Zinc finger C-x8-C-x5-C-x3-H type (and similar)), translated as MSTGRDIYGTEQDRVNCSFYLKIGACRHGDRCSRKHIRPGFSQTVLLPNVYNNPSHTTEGAMMTPEELQADFDRFYEDFFIQLCKYGNVQEMHVCDNVGDHLEGNVYVRYEWEAEAAKAVDQLNNRWYGMRPLHAELSPVSDFREACCRQNELGECKREGYCNFMHLCHPTKSLVSNLQGSQRISRRKAANGGITGADTGELGWVPGARGGGPPQDEGLGWVPGRR; from the exons ATGTCTACCGGTCGTGACATTTA TGGTACTGAGCAGGATCGCGTAAACTGCTCGTTCTACCTCAAGATTGGTGCTTGTCGCCACGGCGATCGTTGCTCGCG taAGCACATCAGACCCGGGTTCTCGCAGACAGTGCTCCTCCCAAACGTGTACAACAACCCGTCGCACACCACTGAGGGAGCCATGATGACGCCCGAGGAGCTACAGGCCGACTTTGACCGTTTCTACGAGGACTTCTTCAT ccaGCTGTGCAAGTACGGTAACGTGCAGGAGATGCACGTGTGCGACAACGTCGGCGACCACCTCGAGGGCAACGTCTACGTGAGGTATGAGTGGGAGGCTGAGGCAGCCAAGGCGGTCGACCAGCTCAACAACCGTTGGTACGGCATGCGTCCGCTGCACGCCGAGCTGTCCCCGGTGAGCGACTTCCGTGAGGCCTGCTGCCGCCAGAACGAACTCGGTGAATGCAAGCGCGAGGG ataCTGCAACTTTATGCACCTGTGCCACCCGACCAAAAGCCTGGTATCCAACCTGCAGGGGAGCCAGCGGATATCGCGCCGCAAGGCTGCCAACGGCGGCATCACAGGTGCCGACACGGGCGAGCTTGGGTGGGTGCCAGGGGCCCGTGGCGGCGGTCCGCCGCAGGACGAGGGGCTTGGCTGGGTGCCAGGGCGGAGGTAG
- the RSM10 gene encoding uncharacterized protein (Ribosomal protein S10p/S20e): protein MATKRALGVLRTSNSVASSSRGLATTMISRDELSRAQVSDPSPVDMGPKADKLRLEFPPLNRVPQTHGVHVATLHLRAHYPFALDIQSRIAMQAASSLKIPTSGVASLPTKTELTTVIKGPFAHKKSQENFVRKTHKRAIKVFDAERDVLDLWLRYLRKNAMGGVAMKAYVHEYAEFGFGAKEMANLENMLAGGKVAAAAEEIVKAFGGLEFEDAKAQPVKEVEAKAEATEEVKAEESVEKTEATEAAETADAANAAEPATAETKDTLA, encoded by the exons ATGGCGACAAAACGGGCTCTCGGCGTGCTCCGTACAAGCAACAGCGTAGCCTCGTCCTCTAGGGG ACTGGCCACGACTATGATTTCGCGAGACGAGCTCTCCCGCGCCCAAGTATCCGACCCCTCCCCCGTCGACATGGGCcccaaggccgacaagcTTCGCCTCGAGTTCCCCCCCCTCAACCGCGTCCCCCAAACCCACGGTGTCCACGTTGCCACGCTCCACCTCCGCGCCCACTACCCCTTTGCTCTGGACATTCAAAGTCGGATTGCGATGCAGGCCGCTTCGTCGCTCAAGATTCCTACTTCTGGAGTCGCGTCCTTGCCCACCAAGACGGAGCTTACGACCGTTATCAAGGGTCCGTTCGCGCATAAGAAGAGCCAGGAGAACTTTGTGCGCAAGACGCATAAGCGCGCGATCAAGGTGTTTGATGCCGAGCGCGATGTACTCGACCTCTGGCTCAGGTACCTCCGCAAGAATGCTATGGGGGGCGTGGCGATGAAGGCTTACGTTCACGAGTATGCCGAGTTTGGATTCGGCGCAAAGGAGATGGCAAACCTCGAGAACATGCTGGCGGGCGGTAAGGTcgcggctgcggccgaggagattgtCAAGGCTTTTGGCGGGCTCGAGTTTGAGGATGCAAAGGCCCAGCctgtcaaggaggtcgaggccaaggctgaggccaccgaggaggtcaaggccgaggagagtgTGGAGAAGACCGAGGccaccgaggccgccgagacCGCCGACGCTGCCAACGCTGCCGAGCCAGCAACGgccgagaccaaggacACTCTGGCATAG
- a CDS encoding uncharacterized protein (Peptidyl-tRNA hydrolase PTH2) — protein sequence MRDQILASSFGPVPVTLAVAATAFAVGYQVRGYLSPVLHARKRESSVEGGSDSDSDAEDEAAANAANLGSVKAGADDVKLVLVVNDQLKMTKGKIGAQCGHATLACYETLLKSNPRLLSKWKMHGQPKIALRCANTEELDELARQARALNLCARTIQDAGRTQVAPGSKTVCGIGPGPARLINQVTGKLKLL from the exons ATGCGAGACCAGATCCTTG CCTCATCATTCGGCCCAGTACCCGTGACGCTTGCGGTGGCGGCCACGGCGTTTGCGGTTGGGTATCAAGTTCGAGGATACTTGTCGCCCGTTTTGCATGCTCGGAAGCGCGAGTCTTCAGTGGAAGGAGGAAGCGACTCGGATTCGGAtgcagaggacgaggcggcggcgaatGCTGCCAACCTCGGTTCAGTCAAGGCTGGagccgacgacgtcaagctcgtcctgGTCGTCAATGACCAGCTCAAGATGACAAAGGGAAAGATTGGGGCTCAGTGTGGGCACGCTACCCTCGCTTGTTATGAGACGCTGTTAAAGAGTAATCCCAGG CTCCTGTCCAAATGGAAGATGCACGGGCAGCCCAAGATTGCCCTCCGGTGCGCCAATACTGAGGAGCTGGATGAGCTCGCCCGccaggcgcgcgcgctcaacctcTGCGCTCGTACTATCCAGGACGCAGGCCGTACCCAGGTCGCGCCGGGGTCCAAGACCGTTTGCGGAATCGGACCCGGTCCGGCACGCCTCATCAACCAGGTGACtggcaagctcaagctcttGTAG